A stretch of Babesia bigemina genome assembly Bbig001, chromosome : III DNA encodes these proteins:
- a CDS encoding Surp module domain containing protein, putative, whose product MSESAAEVIFPPKYVRTIIDKTAQFVAKNGDQFEQRIRAEQGEGAAGSAAKFAFLNPNNAYHAYYRLKLTELKSGIDVEIKPSIPQAILDRRKKLELKNEFKERLLALTDFGASGADDEIDEPEKDAFTFTQPFVAAMDMDIIKATATFVARNGQRFLVELAKREKSNPQFDFLSPSHCLFGFFTSLTESYTKCLLPTKPQIEKLNTVAKDKVAYLRKCQKRADWDARQQAKTASEEMRKAEERMEMQSIDWHTFFIAETITFTPVGCQMPSKITVLLQNEEGLPPPIDFTQPGAAMLLMTRNPRTAATERNSGEQLTSVIPLDADQINPEVAVVVDDEEEKTEDPSTADITAPEPQEADNAVAVETVPTVSKFSDAPESYKRRVARDNDVSIDGDEIIKVKKSYTRKSKAQTAVEMQRCPITGQMIPATEMSAHLKILLLDPKWKHQKERFIEKAMKESAFAPLEGNLRVNSPNYVQTSRGTLHHSWRAGPTFLVRQTTR is encoded by the exons ATGAGCGAATCCGCGGCGGAAGTTATTTTTCCACCAAAATATGTCAGAACTATTATAGACAAAACCGCCCAGTTCGTGGCAAAGAATGGCGACCAGTTCGAACAGCGCATACGAGCTGAACAGGGCGAGGGCGCTGCCGGTTCTGCCGCAAAATTTGCCTTCCTAAATCCGAATAACGCGTACCACGCATATTATAGGCTCAAGCTAACGGAACTGAAAAGTGGCATAG ATGTGGAAATCAAGCCTTCCATACCGCAGGCTATCCTAGACAGGCGCAAGAAGCTCGAATTGAAGAATGAATTCAAGGAGAGGCTGCTAGCGCTCACGGATTTCGGCGCGAGCGGCGCGGACGACGAAATAGACGAGCCAGAGAAGGACGCCTTCACATTTACGCAGCCATTTGTGGCGGCCATGGACAT GGATATCATTAAGGCGACGGCGACATTCGTGGCAAGGAACGGGCAGCGGTTCTTGGTTGAACTTGCGAAGCGCGAAAAAAGCAACCCGCAATTCGACTTTCTCAGCCCGTCACATTGCCTCTTCGGTTTCTTCACTAGCCTCACCGAGTCGTACACCAAGTGCCTGCTGCCAACCAAACCGCAGATTGAAAAACTCAACACCGTGGCCAAGGACAAAGTCGCATACCTTAGGAAATGTCAGAAAAGGGCAGACTGGGATGCGCGCCAACAGGCAAAAACCGCATCGGAAGAAATGCGAAAAGCGGAGGAGCGCATGGAAATGCAGTCCATCGATTGGCATACATTCTTCATCGCAGAGACAATCACTTTCACTCCTGTAGGTTGTCAGATGCCATCAAAAATTACGGTTCTTTTGCAGAACGAAGAGGGACTGCCGCCACCAATCGACTTCACGCAACCGGGAGCTGCCATGCTGCTCATGACACGCAACCCAAGGACTGCCGCAACGGAAAGAAACAGTGGAGAACAATTGACATCCGTCATTCCTCTGGATGCAGATCAAATAAATCCGGAAGTTGCGGTTGTTGTGGATGATGAAGAGGAAAAGACCGAGGATCCATCCACGGCAGACATTACAGCACCCGAACCGCAGGAAGCGGACAATGCAGTGGCCGTAGAAACTGTACCCACTGTCTCCAAATTCTCGGATGCGCCTGAGAGTTATAAAAGACGGGTTGCCAGGGACAATGATGTTAGCATT GACGGAGATGAAATCATCAAGGTCAAAAAGTCGTACACAAGGAAATCGAAGGCTCAAACTGCTGTTGAGATGCAGAGGTGCCCTATTACAGGCCAGATGATACCGGCCACAGAAATGTCGGCGCATCTGAAGATTCTTCTGCTCGACCCCAAGTGGAAGCACCAGAAAGAGCGTTTCATAGAGAAGGCCATGAAAGAAAGCGCGTTTGCGCCATTAGAAGGTAATTTGCGTGTGAACTCCCCAAATTATGTGCAGACGTCGAGGGGAACCTTGCATCATTCGTGGCGGGCAGGCCCGACCTTTTTGGTACGGCAGACGACGAGGTAA
- a CDS encoding ATP-BINDING CASSETTE TRANSPORTER, putative encodes MDRSSITSANTDAEQERPEKPEAEQQCNEQHDADQERRAKRDAEHRLKYFDTCNWFSFLFIHWSRSWMSYFCKSFIEPDDIHPLPKVDSVDLWQPKFAKHVSDGLLRLERWESERASETGRRKAPRPYTSVILRALFLTFWRCVAVLLLAHIALNLVNVGTAILLKKLMGYMNEKDRSMKDIIGMIVIIVAVEFVHSVISQHVFLYFHRVHVKIEAAITITLFQHGMCHRRAYASSIDGLPEMSSCKGVVHSWPCKDGECASNPLLCPARRYQNRELPPNIYVYLFVDAYAIVCVVNAMIDIVKFVSVFAFSIYLIGSRIQINVLVPASIVLTIVLILIMIEAINGYVWYHTLQSKDNRVARTAEALGHLNVLRVMGVEDVGYNMVRHSRQDEIMLLKTRISLHAVSVFLNRIIGVSVLLYILLDYIKTLKTSINESNFDISAPITIMFIVEKIASASDNLPKTMKTVVEAATSLTRVEWFIRSCSPNYYLNTYKEATAYLKSQSNKLTQANLQDELPSDTVAQFKDASFAWYYDRKELLSVNKASNPFFTKINFELKGGDVKIITGNQGCGKTSFIKAMLGEMSLVSGSMAVAPLSTGMPIFYTSQEVWLPSGSIRSIITFGYAFDEDIYKTVLSAAELVTDIEAWSDGDMRVISAKGYSLSGGQRVRLSLARALYAYLIFSKANENLEDRCLFLMCLDEPFNGLDAKVTASIASNLFKKGTGLLVRDDVSVVMAMSKMNLGICLSSVDAGIMADIAVLMIEDGCLSDERGFQALSTEGLPAEASPNAKASMRIMRKHSSLFRIPDGVWRSCEDGALNMRKENYHLSRRLKALATNYTDDIASQGDLCATKAGYVTLFKAMGLVLCFVILTFAFSSAVMDKVNAIWVAKWSDSVKALGGTDRTTITNTEAIIKEHDQTSVLITSFSSLYIGLIFFAIALIAVANVVGATRLHDFALNSMFTKSSSVITLKKSVGELCTFLASDLAYIDIHLVLLGQHAVFAFLKLLLQFATVCYTIPISIPVPVIGGAIIYFGLLQRYLVASKKGQLLMLEGVTNINAVYASVIDGSAVYRSYQKEKQCIKSIYERSDYYYRSKFIKAAFTARFMIETKLMTCLMLFIVALLPVLYSYMTGKPLQVAQVGLGISVTMAINSALTSFILYYTSLDKSMCSMSRYNRFFLQGKFSLNEKFESMDETVLRKVGDKDEWNKESCAALLKRRKNEFRNFMFRRYRSVLSSLFYKPRVEFLDCGEYLCGEHVSLELENVSVPQQASATGENSRYILKGVTASTRAGDVVGIVGRTGAGKSTLLSVLQNIASKREGSVLLDGRELNSIPRKVLRHIIGVLPQMPFVFKGWTLRRFLDPRMLHSDEEILHALECCGLLDMVKSLPGTDPLDAIMVPTTAIVKGGFFLITPLIKIKGATNTGFVLQAAADEKPNDTTTSKSFFSSTQLRMLSFARLVLYRDLYRILLIDEPPADENSNEGAAEAANEDENLSGTAVPPVYDLVRMYFKHCTTFIVAHDQNVLKYCNRLFEMCGGELVTNKVLEAGDVEMFFDAK; translated from the coding sequence ATGGATCGTTCCAGTATAACATCCGCGAACACCGATGCGGAGCAGGAGCGCCCGGAAAAGCCTGAAGCTGAGCAGCAGTGTAATGAACAGCATGATGCTGATCAGGAGAGGCGTGCAAAGCGTGATGCTGAGCACCGCCTGAAATACTTCGACACTTGCAATTGGTTCAGCTTCTTGTTTATCCATTGGTCTCGTTCTTGGATGTCCTACTTCTGCAAAAGCTTCATTGAGCCCGATGATATCCACCCTTTGCCGAAGGTAGACTCCGTCGACCTTTGGCAACCGAAATTCGCGAAGCATGTCAGCGATGGGCTTTTGCGGTTGGAGCGGTGGGAGTCTGAACGCGCTTCTGAAACAGGCCGGAGAAAGGCTCCGAGACCTTACACCAGCGTCATCTTGCGTGCGTTGTTCTTGACGTTCTGGCGCTGTGTTGCGGTACTGCTTTTGGCCCACATTGCGCTGAACCTGGTGAACGTGGGTACTGCGATCttgttgaaaaagttgatggGTTATATGAACGAAAAGGATCGGTCGATGAAGGATATTATTGGTATGATCGTCATTATTGTTGCCGTCGAATTTGTGCACTCGGTGATCAGCCAGCACGTGTTTTTGTATTTCCATCGTGTTCACGTAAAAATTGAAGCGGCGATTACCATCACGCTGTTCCAGCACGGTATGTGCCACCGTCGTGCCTACGCATCGAGCATTGACGGGTTACCTGAGATGTCATCGTGCAAGGGGGTTGTTCACTCGTGGCCCTGCAAGGACGGCGAATGTGCGTCTAATCCCCTGCTCTGTCCTGCGAGGAGATACCAAAACAGGGAGTTGCCACCCAACATCTATGTGTACTTGTTCGTCGACGCGTACGCTATAGTGTGCGTTGTCAATGCCATGATCGATATCGTAAAGTTCGTCTCCGTTTTCGCCTTCTCCATTTACCTTATTGGTTCACGTATTCAGATCAATGTGCTGGTTCCTGCGTCGATCGTGCTCACCATCGTTTTGATTTTGATTATGATCGAGGCGATCAACGGTTACGTGTGGTATCACACGCTTCAGTCCAAGGATAACCGTGTGGCCAGAACGGCTGAGGCACTCGGTCACTTGAATGTTTTACGTGTGATGGGTGTGGAAGACGTAGGTTACAACATGGTGCGGCACAGCCGTCAGGACGAGATAATGTTGCTGAAGACACGTATCTCCTTGCACGCTGTGAGCGTGTTCTTGAACCGTATCATTGGTGTATCTGTCTTGCTTTACATTTTGCTGGACTACATTAAGACCTTGAAAACGTCGATCAACGAGTCTAATTTCGACATTTCGGCACCTATTACGATCATGTTCATTGTGGAGAAGATTGCCAGTGCTTCTGATAACCTTCCCAAGACGATGAAGACCGTCGTGGAGGCTGCTACGTCGTTGACCAGGGTTGAGTGGTTCATCAGGTCGTGCTCTCCGAACTATTACTTGAATACCTACAAGGAAGCCACCGCCTATCTGAAGAGCCAGTCCAATAAGTTGACTCAGGCCAACCTCCAGGATGAGCTCCCTTCTGACACAGTTGCACAGTTCAAGGATGCCTCTTTTGCCTGGTATTACGACCGTAAGGAGTTGCTCAGCGTTAACAAGGCATCTAATCCATTCTTCACCAAGATTAACTTTGAGTTGAAAGGTGGCGATGTGAAGATCATCACCGGCAACCAGGGTTGTGGTAAAACTAGCTTCATCAAAGCGATGCTGGGCGAGATGAGTCTGGTATCGGGTAGCATGGCGGTTGCTCCGCTGTCAACGGGTATGCCCATTTTCTACACATCGCAGGAGGTGTGGCTGCCTAGCGGTAGCATCCGTTCGATCATCACGTTCGGGTACGcgttcgacgaggacatcTACAAGACGGTGCTTTCTGCGGCCGAGCTTGTCACTGATATCGAAGCATGGAGCGATGGTGACATGCGTGTGATCTCTGCGAAGGGTTATTCTCTGAGTGGCGGTCAACGTGTGAGGTTGAGTCTGGCGCGTGCTCTCTACGCGTACCTGATCTTCAGCAAGGCCAATGAAAACCTAGAAGATCGCTGCCTTTTCTTGATGTGCCTCGACGAACCATTTAACGGTTTGGACGCTAAGGTGACGGCGTCCATTGCGTCAAACCTTTTCAAGAAGGGTACAGGTTTGTTAGTAAGGGACGATGTTTCTGTTGTAATGGCAATGTCTAAGATGAACTTGGGAATTTGTCTGTCGTCTGTCGACGCGGGTATTATGGCGGACATTGCTGTCTTGATGATTGAGGATGGGTGCTTATCCGATGAGCGGGGCTTCCAAGCATTGAGCACGGAAGGTTTACCCGCTGAAGCCTCACCCAATGCTAAGGCCAGTATGCGTATTATGCGCAAACACAGCTCTCTGTTCCGTATTCCGGATGGTGTGTGGAGGTCTTGTGAGGACGGCGCGTTGAACATGCGTAAAGAGAACTACCACCTTTCTCGCCGTTTGAAGGCCCTCGCTACCAACTACACGGACGATATTGCGTCGCAGGGTGACCTTTGCGCCACTAAAGCCGGTTATGTGACCCTGTTCAAGGCAATGGGATTGGTATTGTGCTTCGTTATCTTAACGTTTGCTTTCTCCAGTGCCGTCATGGACAAGGTGAACGCGATTTGGGTTGCAAAGTGGTCGGATTCGGTGAAGGCTCTTGGAGGTACAGACCGGACTACAATAACGAATACCGAAGCCATAATAAAGGAGCACGATCAAACCAGCGTGCTGATTACCAGTTTCTCGTCCTTGTACATTGGCTTGATTTTCTTCGCAATTGCACTCATCGCTGTCGCGAATGTCGTCGGAGCTACCCGCCTACACGACTTCGCTTTAAATTCAATGTTTACGAAGAGTTCATCGGTTATCACGCTGAAGAAGTCTGTCGGTGAATTGTGCACCTTTTTGGCTTCTGATCTTGCGTACATTGACATTCACCTGGTGCTTCTTGGCCAGCACGCCGTTTTCGCGTTTTTGAAATTGCTGTTGCAATTCGCTACGGTGTGTTACACTATCCCGATTTCAATCCCAGTCCCCGTGATTGGTGGTGCGATAATTTACTTCGGGCTCTTGCAAAGGTACCTGGTTGCTTCGAAGAAAGGTCAGCTGCTCATGCTTGAGGGTGTCACAAACATTAATGCGGTGTATGCAAGTGTCATTGACGGTTCTGCTGTGTACAGGAGCTACCAGAAGGAGAAGCAGTGCATCAAATCGATTTATGAGAGGTCGGACTATTATTACCGCAGCAAGTTCATCAAGGCCGCCTTCACTGCGCGTTTCATGATTGAGACGAAGCTCATGACGTGTCTGATGCTGTTTATTGTCGCACTGTTGCCCGTGCTATACAGTTACATGACCGGTAAGCCTCTTCAGGTCGCTCAGGTTGGTCTCGGAATATCTGTTACCATGGCTATTAACTCTGCCCTCACGTCATTCATTTTGTACTATACATCGTTGGATAAGAGTATGTGTTCCATGTCGCGCTACAACCGCTTCTTCTTACAGGGCAAATTTTCTCTGAACGAGAAGTTTGAAAGCATGGACGAGACCGTTTTGCGTAAGGTTGGTGATAAGGATGAATGGAACAAGGAGAGTTGTGCTGCTCTGTTGAAACGTCGTAAGAACGAGTTCCGCAACTTCATGTTCCGTCGTTACCGTTCGGTGCTGAGCTCGCTGTTTTACAAACCCCGCGTGGAGTTTTTGGACTGTGGAGAGTATTTGTGTGGGGAGCATGTTTCGCTAGAATTGGAAAACGTTTCAGTTCCACAGCAGGCATCTGCCACGGGTGAGAACAGTCGTTACATCCTGAAGGGCGTGACTGCGAGCACGCGTGCTGGTGATGTTGTGGGTATAGTGGGTCGTACTGGCGCTGGTAAGAGTACGCTGTTGAGTGTGCTGCAGAACATTGCATCGAAAAGGGAGGGCTCCGTATTGCTCGACGGTCGGGAGTTGAACAGCATCCCTCGTAAGGTGCTGCGCCACATCATCGGCGTGTTGCCTCAGATGCCTTTTGTGTTCAAGGGGTGGACCCTGCGTCGTTTCCTGGACCCGCGTATGTTGCACTCTGACGAGGAGATCTTGCACGCCCTGGAGTGCTGTGGCTTGTTGGATATGGTCAAATCTCTGCCTGGCACCGATCCGCTGGACGCCATCATGGTACCTACTACTGCCATTGTTAAAGGCGGTTTCTTCCTCATCACGCCTCTGATTAAGATAAAGGGC